A genome region from Setaria italica strain Yugu1 chromosome III, Setaria_italica_v2.0, whole genome shotgun sequence includes the following:
- the LOC101784697 gene encoding uncharacterized protein LOC101784697, translated as MHKNAANALATSIFIVVVFYPPIPSRWSSELGMATTSSKGGARKGLISRTMERCKSGLMSRIGSAAPVAGCFPVHVGPERARFVVRAELASHPLFRRLLDDAEREYGRAARGPLALPSCDVDAFLDVLWHMEHGSDGGGGDEDDDDGEVPRAAVSSPICGLRSCSSKGSAAGYRMMNPRSSPVVARRWSGGERKASRHARTRSYS; from the coding sequence ATGCACAAGAATGCCGCGAATGCATTAGCTACTTCAATTttcatcgtcgtcgtcttctaCCCTCCCATCCCTTCTCGGTGGTCGTCCGAGCTAGGCATGGCGACGACGTCGAGCAAGGGCGGCGCGAGGAAGGGCCTGATTTCACGAACCATGGAGCGGTGCAAGTCCGGGCTGATGAGCCGGATCggctcggcggcgccggtggcggggtGCTTCCCGGTCCACGTGGGGCCCGAGCGGGCGCGCTTCGTGGTGCGCGCGGAGCTCGCCTCCCACCCGCtcttccgccgcctcctcgacgaCGCCGAGCGCGAGtacgggcgcgcggcgcggggcccGCTCGCGCTGCCTTCCTGCGACGTCGACGCGTTCCTCGACGTCCTGTGGCACATGGAGCACGGCagcgatggcggtggcggcgatgaagacgacgacgacggcgaggtccCCCGCGCGGCCGTGTCGTCGCCGATCTGCGGGCTGCGGAGCTGCAGCAGCAAGGGCAGCGCCGCGGGCTACCGGATGATGAACCCGAGGTCTTCTCCGGTGGTCGCTAGGCGGTGGTCTGGAGGTGAGCGCAAAGCATCTAGGCACGCGCGCACCCGATCATATAGTTAG